The window TCGCGCGGCTCTCATCCAATGGCTCGCCGGTGATCCGACCGTAGATGACGAGCTCAACGCGATCGAAGAGGAAGCGCCGGTTACCGCCACCGCGCCATGGCTGGGCATCGCCGCAAGCGCATCCACCGACTGGAGCACGAAAACGCATAGCGGACGCGAAATCCGTATTGCGCTCGAACTGACGACGCGCGGCGACCGGACTGCGGGCGATGCCGCGCTGTTGACGTCCATTTCGCAGCGCATCGAAAACTTGCCTGCGGCACAGCCAGACTTCGCCGTAGCCGGCATTCAGTTCCTGCGCGCGCGCACCGAACGCCGCGCAAGGAACATGCGATCGACCCTGCTGGAATACCGCTTCCGCACGCTTTCGCATCCTGCTGCCTGATCCGATCCACCGACCCCATTATTATACGGAGTATCCGCCCATGACCGCCCAAAAAGGTTCTGCCTTCCTGCTCAAAATCGGCGACGGCGCACAGCCGCCTGCTTACGAAACCGTCGCCGGCCTCCGCACCACGCAAATGTCCGTCAATGGCGACATCGTAGTTGTGACCCACAAGGAATCGCAAGGTTGGCGCGACCTGTTGTCGGGCGCGGGAACGCGCTCGGTTTCGGTATCTGCCAGCGGCATTTTCCTTGGCAGCACCGCCGAAGCATCGGTGCGCGGACACGCGCTGGCCGGTACTATTGCCGAATACGAATTGTCGTTCGAGGATGGCGAGCGCTTGCGCGGCCGGTTCCTCGTTCAGCGGCTCGATTACGCGGGCGATTTCAATGGTGAACGCAATTACACACTGCAGCTGGAAAGCTCCGGCGCGGTGCTGCCTGCATGACCGTCCTGCCCCAACCGGTCGCAAATGTCTTACGCGGTGAAGCGATCCTGATGGTCACTGGCCGGCCGCGACTGCTGCGACCGAGTTTTACCGCGCTGGTCGCAGCGGAGGAGGAGCTGGGTCCGCTTTTCGCACTCGTCGAGCGGGCTGGCGAAGGCAAGCTCCGCCTAACTGAAATGGCCGCTTTATTCTGGCACTGTCTGGCCGAGCAGGAAGGCCTGACCCGCGAACTTGTCGGTGAGGCGGTATTGGAAGCGGGCCTGGCAGGAAGCGCGAAGCCGCTACGCCTGCTGCTGGGCCAGATTCTGCAAGGCGCCGGGTGACCACCGAAACAGCGCCGGCGGACTCTGCCGAATACAGCGACCGCTTCGCGCCCGGCACTCTGCGGCTGGCTGGTCTGGCCGCCCGGGCGCTCGGCTGGCGCCCAGCAGAATTCTGGCAGGCCACCCCAGCTGAGCTCCTGACCGCAATCGCACCCATGCAAAGCGCGCCGGATTTCATCAGCCGCGCCGATCTCGAGCGGCTGCTGCAACAAGACACAGGATGATTTGAAATGGATGACGGACTGGACGAGCTGGTAATCGATATTCGCGCCAGCACACAGGGTTTCGCGCAAGATATCGCGGCCATGCGCGGCACGTTCGACAGCACGCTGGTGGATGGCTTCCGTGATGCCGGAAACGTGCTTGAACGCGGGCTGATGTCAGCCATCAAGCGCGGTAGCCTCGGCTTCGACGATTTGAAGCGGGTTGCATTCCAGGCGCTGGGTGAAATTGCCGAACAAATGGCGCGATCCCTGAGCGGCGCTGGCTCGGCGGGCGCAGGGGCTGCCGGCGGCGGCCTGCTTGGCGGTCTCGGCACTCTGGTTACCGGAGCGTTCGGCTCGTTGCTGGGATTGCCCGGACGCGCGACCGGCGGACCGGTATCGCCAGGTCGCGGCTATCTGGTGGGTGAGCGAGGACCGGAAATGTTCGTCCCGACAAGCTCCGGCAGGGTAGAAACGATGGACGGTGGCAATTTAGCTGGGGGCGGGCGCGATGTGCGCGTAGCGATCAACCTGAATGCCCCGCGCGGGACCTCCGCCCCGGCTGCTATGCAGCGATCTTCCCGCCAGATGGCCAGCGCTGTCCGGCGGGCTTTCAACGACTGATACCGCATTGCGCGACGCGCGTGCTGCGCAAGATGTATCCTCTTCTAGCTTATACCGACAAAGGAACCACGCCATGGCTTTCTGGCTGGCCCGCGATCCGCGTGGGCAGACGACCGATTTCATCCAGCGTTTCGATCCCAGGTTCTGGACGGTAAATTTTCCTCGCCCGATGATGGCTTCGGTGGTGACCACCGGGCCGGATGCGCTGAGAGTGGATTGCGAGTTCCATCACGAAGGCGAGCTGGCTGGTTTGATCTGGGAAAGCGAGGATACGCTGGACCACCCGTTGCTGGCGTACGTTACCGACAAGGATTACTCGCGCACGGTTCTGCGCTTCGACTGGCAGTCATCGGGTCTGGTGCCGCTGGACCAGCCGAATGGTCCCACGCTGACCATAGAAGGGCGCGACGAAACCGGGGCTTCACGTAGCTGGTATGTGCGGCTTTGGAATTACGCTGTGGGTTCACCGGTATCGGCAACGGTTACGCTGCCTTTCTCCGAGCTGCAAAGCGGCTACACCCTCCCGGGCGAAGCCGTCGTCCCATCCAGCATCGACCGGATGTTCATCAGCCTTGCGCCGCCGGGATATGAGGCAGGAGGTACGGACCGCCTACCTGCACGCACCGACGCTTCGGTCACGCTGTCGAATATTGTTTGCGAGGGGGACCGCCCCATGCTGTCGATCGGCGACGTCATGTTGCCACCGCATGGCGAACAGATAGCGACCGCCTATGACGACGCTCTGAACCAGACACCACAGCGCCTGCTCCGCATTATCCGCGCCTTGGGCTATCGCGGCAGCGTGTTGCATTATGTCGGCATGAGCCATTTCTACCGGCTCGCGCCCGACTACCAAGGTAAGCTACTGGCTGCCATCGACGGCACATTATGCACACCTGCAATATCCTGGCACGCAGCGTTCTTCGCCGAGTGCAAGACCTTGGGCTTCGAGGCGATTGCGTCGCTGTCCTACGAATTGTTCGCCGCGGATTGTCATCACAGCTGGCAGCAGCTTGCTTTCGACGGCGAACAAGCGCGCACCGGCTGGGTTCCGCCTTCGGCCCTGCTGACCCCCGCCCGAACACAGGTGAACGACTGGCTGCAAGCGGTCGCGAAGAATTTCGTGAACTTGATGAAGGCATCAGACCTGCCTGTAAGGTTCCAGATCGGCGAACCGTGGTGGTGGGTTACGCCGAACACGTGCAAGCCCTGCATCTACGATTATTTCGTAAAACAACTGGCTGGCGGCAGCGTGCCTTTGATCACCGACATTCGCGGGCCGAAAACGAGCGAGGAACAGGATTACCTGGATTTCGCAGGGTCGGTTCTTGCCGATTCTACCCTCGCGCTGGCGGATGTTGTCCGCGCCGAAGGTGGGCCGGACACCGAGGTGCTGTTGCTGGCGTTTACGCCGACCGTCCTGGATCCTGCCGTACCGGAACTTCGCCGCGCCAACCTGCCCGAGGCCTGGGCTTACCCGGCCTTCGACCGGCTTCAACTGGAGGATTACGACTGGTTGACAGCCGGGGCCGATGCCTTGCGCCGGACAGCTTATGAAACCGTCGATGCACGGCTTGGCTACCCCCTGGACAAACAAGACTACCTTTCCGGCTTCGTGCTGAAGGAAAGCGACGCCGACGAATACTGGCTGCGCATCGATGCCGGGCTGGACGAAGCCGCATCGCGCGGCATCACGCGGCGCTTCGTATGGGCGCTGCCGCAGATTTCGCGGGACGGTTACACCCGGCTCGCTGCATCACAGGAGGATCAGGTGCAAGCTTTCGACGATGTTCTCTACCCGCTCGCGCTGGGCCGCGATGCCGGCGTCAGCCCGGAATTCTCAACCAGCGTGGTCGTGACCGCTTCAGGCCACGAGCGCCGCAATTCTCTCTGGTCTGATGCGCGGCTGCGCTTCGATGTCGGGCCAGGTATTCGCAGCCAGGACGAACTTGGCACCCTGATCTCATTCTTCCGAGCCCGACGCGGTGCGGCGCGTGGGTTCCGGTTAGCCGATCCGTTCGATTTCAGCTCGAACGGAATGACCGGTTCCCCGACCATGCTGGACCAGCAGATCGGTATCGGAGACGGATTGCGGGCAAGCTACGCGCTCGTAAAACATTATGGCGAAGATGCCGGTACCGAGCCGCAAATCCGGCCTATCACCCGGGCGCGGATTGAAACGGTGGCCATCAGTGTCGACGGCGTCGCCAACACCGATTGGATGCTCGATTCGGGCGGTCTTGTTACTTTCAGCAACGCTCCAGCCGAAGGCGCGATCATCAGAGCGGGATTCTTGTTCGATGTGCCCGTACGCTTCGCCGAAGACCGTATCGACATCACGGGGGCTGCGTTCACCGCCGGTGAAGCCCCCAGCATACCGCTCGTCGAAATCCGTGAGGCGGTATGAGCCGGACCTTCTTCGCTTCAGAACTGGAAGGTGTGGCTACTTTCTGGCGAATCGAGCGACGCGACGGAGTCACGCTCGGCTTTTCCAGGCATGATCGCGATCTGCGGTTCGACGGAGTGCTGCACCGCGCCGCGCCAGGAATGCTACCTTCCGCCATCCGCCGTAGCAGCGATCTTTCGCAGGACAGCGCCGAGATGGAAGGTGCGCTTTCGCACGACACCATTACTCAGCAGGATCTGGCCGACGGCCGGTATGACGGGGCTCAAGTGGCCGTCGGCGCAGTCGATTGGGAAACGCTGGAGAATGCGATCCTGTATCGCGGTGCGATCGGTACCGTGAGCGGGGAGGCGGGCCGATACGCAGCGCAATTGCAATCTGCCAAGGCTGCGCTGGATACGGACCCTGTACCTCGAACCAGCCCGACCTGCCGCGCGCGTTTCTGTGGTCCGGGTTGTACCCTGTCGCCTGCTCGGTTCACGGTGGAAGCGACTGTCACCACTTTCGATGCCGACGCCAGTACGATTACCGCCGCTAGTATTAACAGCTCACTTTATGCTTACGGAACGCTGACATGGTTGGACGGCCCGCAAGTGGGCCTTTCCGTGCGTATTCTGCAGAATGACGAGGACTTGCTGATCCTCGAACGACCTCCTGCAATCAATACTCCAGCCAACGCCCGGGTACGGCTCCGCCAGGGATGCGATCATACCCTCGCGACATGCGCAGACCGGTTCGGCAATGCCATCAACTTCCAGGGCGAACCGTTCCTGCCGGGTAACGACCTGCTGACCCGCACCCCTTTCGCCCAATGAGCCCCAAGCCATGAGTGTCCCAAGCCAGAACAAGGCTTCGCAATTTGCGGCCGCAGCAGAAGCGCTCGTCGGCACGCCGTTTCGCCTGCACGGGCGCGATCCCCGTTTCGGGATCGACTGCGTCGGTCTGATTGCGGCCAGCTTCAACACGGTCGGCCTTCCAGTAGAAGCCCCCCGCAATTACGGCCTTCGCAACCTCAATATCGAGGCGTTGCTACCTTTCGCGAAAGCTGCCGGTCTTCAGCAGTTCATCGGAAGCGAAGCTGCAATTCGTCGCGGCGACATACTGCTGGTTTGCCCCGGCCCCGCCCAACATCATCTGGTTGTCATGCTGGACCAATGGCGGGTCGTACACGCCCATGCCGGTTTGCGCCGTGTGGTGTCCTGCCGAAGACCGCTTGACTGGCCAATTCAAATCCAATGGCGGATGTCCGCCGCATCGGAGTCCTGACAATGGCAACCATGGTCTTTACAACTTTAGGCTCGATCGTCGGAGGTCCCATCGGCGCCCTGATCGGGGGTGCGATCGGACAGCGGATCGACGGAGAAGTGTTCGGTCCCGGCCCCTCGGAAGGGCCAAGGCTGAAAGAACTGGCGATTACCACGTCAAGCTACGGCCAGCCGATCCCGCGCCATTTCGGCCGGATGCGCGTTCCCGGTTCCATCATTTGGTCGACCGACCTGATCGAAAGTCGCGAAAAAAGCGGCAATGGCAAGGGGCGTCCGTCCACTGTTGCCTACAATTACAGCATCTCCTTCGCAGTCGCCATTGCCAGCCGTCCGATCCAGGACATCGGTCGCATCTGGGCTGACGGTAATTTGCTACGCGGCCAGTCCGGTACTCTGAAAACCGGCGGCTCGATACGAATCTATCACGGCCATCGGGATCAACCGGTCGATCCCTTGCTGTCGGCCGCACTTGGCAACGAATGCTCCGCCCATCGCGGCACGGCCTATGTTGTGTTCGAGGATTTGCAGCTGGCCGAATTCGGCAACCGCATCCCTGCCCTTACCTTTGAAATCATCGCGGATAACGCGGCCATCGGCGTGCAGGATTTGATTGGCGATTCAGTGCCGCAAAGCCGGATCGACGGTGCCGGAAGCTTTGCCGGGCTGGAAGGGTATTCACACGAAGGCAGCACCATCGCTGCCAATCTGGCTTCGATCGATCCAGTCTACCCGCTTACGCTTGATGCCGGGGCCGGGATGCTTACGGTCACGACGGGTCAGCCGGACGATCCTGCTATTCCGATCATGCTGAGCGAGCCGGTGCCCGGCGTCGACGAAACGGATTTTGGAACCGCATCAGGGCAGCTTGCAAGCCGCGGCAATATTGCTCGCAGTCGGCCGGCAGCCTTGCGCTATTACGATACCGGGCGCGATTACCAACCCGGGACGCAGCGTGCGGAAGGACAATCGGAACCCGGGCGCGACCGTACGATCAGCTTTCCCGGCGCGCTGTCAGCCGACAGTGCGAGAACGCTGGCCGACGGTGCTGCACAGCGGGCAAGCTGGCGGCGAGAGACGCTTAGCTGGAGGCTGGCCGAATTGCAGCCGGAGCTTCGCCCGGGTTCCAAGGTTACTGCACCGGGCTATTCAGGACAGTGGCGCGTTACAGGATGGGAATGGCGGGATCGCGGTATCGAACTCGAACTGGAGCGTATTGCGCCGCATACCGCTCCCAGTCCCTCCGGTTCGTCAGGCGCGCCCGTGCTACCGCCTGATTTCGGTAGTTGGGAAACTCAGTTGAACCTGCTGGAACTGCCCTGGGATGGCACCGGGTCGAGTAGTGCCCCCAGAATCTATGCTGCCGTCTCTGCCGAGCGCAGCGAGTGGGGCGGGAGCGCGCTATTCGTCGAGCGGGCCGGCGAACTGATCGACCTCGGTGGCAGCGGCAGGGCTCGCAGTATAATGGGTTCCCTAATAGAACCGCTTGGCCCGTCGCCGGCCATTATGCTGGAAGAGGCAGCGGTGCTTACAGTAGAACTGCTGGCCGACGATTTGGGTTTTGCGCCAGCAAGCATCGGCGCCATCGCTGCGGGAGCCAACCGGCTTTTTGTCGGCGGGGAGATCGTGCAGTTCGCATCAGCAATCCAAACAGGATCGCGTCGCTGGCATCTTTCCGGCCTATTGCGGGGCCGGGGCGGAACCGAACCAACTGCCTTGTCTGGTCACGCGGCGGGCACGGCGGTCATTCTCATCGATGACGCTTTGCTACCACTCGACCCTGCCGAAGTGCCTTCAGCAACCGGTACGACAATCGCCGCAATCGGCGCGGGCGACAATGCGCCGGTCACGGCGGCGCTCGGCAATGCCGGACAATCGCTGAGACCACTGGTACCGGTCCACCCGCAAACCTCCGCGACGCCCGACGGAGGGCTGGAGCTATGTTGGACACGGCGGGCGCGCGGCCAGTATCGTTGGCTGGACGAGGTTGAAACGCCGCTTGTCGAGCAGGCAGAGAAGTATCGTGTCGGGATCGGACCGCTCAACTCGCCTACCCTCGAGTGGACTGTTGGTGAGCCGCGCCTGTCCCTAGATCCTGCAACCGTTATCGATATCCGTGACCGCTTTGGCGGAAGCGGGATATGGGTTCGCCAGATCGGAGACTTTGCCCAGTCTCAGCCGCTGCTCCTGCATAACATATCCTGACTCAATCCGCTCTTCCGGAGATAATGTAATGACCACCCCTCTCAGTTTTATTTCAGCCAGCCCGCGCTATTCTTTGCCATTCCTCTTTGTCGGCCAAGCTCAGAAAGAGTTTTTCGTGAACGAGGCGTTGGCACGCATCGATACCTTGCTGCACCCAGCTGTCTCGGGCGAAGCATCAGCGCCGCCGGCCACTCCTGAACCGGGTGAGACCTGGCTCGTGGGCAGTGCCGCAACCTCGGAATGGGCGGGCCATGACGCAGAACTCGCAGCGTGGCAGGCTGGTGAATGGAATTTTGTCGCCCCTTCAGAAGGGACGCGTATATACCGGATCGATGAACGCCGCTTCGTCCAATTCGCGAATGGCTGGCAGTCCTTCGATGCTCCTGCAGCTCCTTCTGGCGGCAATACAATAGACGTGGAAGCACGCGCCGGACTGGAAAACATTGTAAATGTATTGAAAAGCGCGGGAATCCTGGGATAATTTACGGGAACAGAAATACGGTTGCGACGTTTGTCGCTATTCAAGAACGATCGAACTCGGTTTTATACGACGGTAAGGTCGAAACGAGGCATTCTTGCAACAGTTTGACCTAACATGTGACTTGCCTCGCATGTCGGGAAAGTTTAGAAAACTCGCCACTCGGTGGCTTTTTTTCGCTATAAGGGGAATACAGTAATGCGGAAACTCGTGATAGGAATGGCGATGGCCTCGACGGCCCTCGCATCTCCTGCTCTCGCGCGCGACGGTGCTTTTTACGTCGAAGTCGATGGCGGTGTGATGATCGCCGAAGATTCGGAATTCGAAACAAACGGCGACAATAGCGTCGATACTTTCGTTT of the Alteripontixanthobacter maritimus genome contains:
- a CDS encoding phage tail assembly chaperone, with amino-acid sequence MTTETAPADSAEYSDRFAPGTLRLAGLAARALGWRPAEFWQATPAELLTAIAPMQSAPDFISRADLERLLQQDTG
- a CDS encoding phage tail protein — encoded protein: MATMVFTTLGSIVGGPIGALIGGAIGQRIDGEVFGPGPSEGPRLKELAITTSSYGQPIPRHFGRMRVPGSIIWSTDLIESREKSGNGKGRPSTVAYNYSISFAVAIASRPIQDIGRIWADGNLLRGQSGTLKTGGSIRIYHGHRDQPVDPLLSAALGNECSAHRGTAYVVFEDLQLAEFGNRIPALTFEIIADNAAIGVQDLIGDSVPQSRIDGAGSFAGLEGYSHEGSTIAANLASIDPVYPLTLDAGAGMLTVTTGQPDDPAIPIMLSEPVPGVDETDFGTASGQLASRGNIARSRPAALRYYDTGRDYQPGTQRAEGQSEPGRDRTISFPGALSADSARTLADGAAQRASWRRETLSWRLAELQPELRPGSKVTAPGYSGQWRVTGWEWRDRGIELELERIAPHTAPSPSGSSGAPVLPPDFGSWETQLNLLELPWDGTGSSSAPRIYAAVSAERSEWGGSALFVERAGELIDLGGSGRARSIMGSLIEPLGPSPAIMLEEAAVLTVELLADDLGFAPASIGAIAAGANRLFVGGEIVQFASAIQTGSRRWHLSGLLRGRGGTEPTALSGHAAGTAVILIDDALLPLDPAEVPSATGTTIAAIGAGDNAPVTAALGNAGQSLRPLVPVHPQTSATPDGGLELCWTRRARGQYRWLDEVETPLVEQAEKYRVGIGPLNSPTLEWTVGEPRLSLDPATVIDIRDRFGGSGIWVRQIGDFAQSQPLLLHNIS
- a CDS encoding DUF2793 domain-containing protein, which gives rise to MTTPLSFISASPRYSLPFLFVGQAQKEFFVNEALARIDTLLHPAVSGEASAPPATPEPGETWLVGSAATSEWAGHDAELAAWQAGEWNFVAPSEGTRIYRIDERRFVQFANGWQSFDAPAAPSGGNTIDVEARAGLENIVNVLKSAGILG
- a CDS encoding gene transfer agent family protein yields the protein MTVLPQPVANVLRGEAILMVTGRPRLLRPSFTALVAAEEELGPLFALVERAGEGKLRLTEMAALFWHCLAEQEGLTRELVGEAVLEAGLAGSAKPLRLLLGQILQGAG
- a CDS encoding DUF2460 domain-containing protein, giving the protein MAFWLARDPRGQTTDFIQRFDPRFWTVNFPRPMMASVVTTGPDALRVDCEFHHEGELAGLIWESEDTLDHPLLAYVTDKDYSRTVLRFDWQSSGLVPLDQPNGPTLTIEGRDETGASRSWYVRLWNYAVGSPVSATVTLPFSELQSGYTLPGEAVVPSSIDRMFISLAPPGYEAGGTDRLPARTDASVTLSNIVCEGDRPMLSIGDVMLPPHGEQIATAYDDALNQTPQRLLRIIRALGYRGSVLHYVGMSHFYRLAPDYQGKLLAAIDGTLCTPAISWHAAFFAECKTLGFEAIASLSYELFAADCHHSWQQLAFDGEQARTGWVPPSALLTPARTQVNDWLQAVAKNFVNLMKASDLPVRFQIGEPWWWVTPNTCKPCIYDYFVKQLAGGSVPLITDIRGPKTSEEQDYLDFAGSVLADSTLALADVVRAEGGPDTEVLLLAFTPTVLDPAVPELRRANLPEAWAYPAFDRLQLEDYDWLTAGADALRRTAYETVDARLGYPLDKQDYLSGFVLKESDADEYWLRIDAGLDEAASRGITRRFVWALPQISRDGYTRLAASQEDQVQAFDDVLYPLALGRDAGVSPEFSTSVVVTASGHERRNSLWSDARLRFDVGPGIRSQDELGTLISFFRARRGAARGFRLADPFDFSSNGMTGSPTMLDQQIGIGDGLRASYALVKHYGEDAGTEPQIRPITRARIETVAISVDGVANTDWMLDSGGLVTFSNAPAEGAIIRAGFLFDVPVRFAEDRIDITGAAFTAGEAPSIPLVEIREAV
- a CDS encoding tail tape measure protein, which translates into the protein MDDGLDELVIDIRASTQGFAQDIAAMRGTFDSTLVDGFRDAGNVLERGLMSAIKRGSLGFDDLKRVAFQALGEIAEQMARSLSGAGSAGAGAAGGGLLGGLGTLVTGAFGSLLGLPGRATGGPVSPGRGYLVGERGPEMFVPTSSGRVETMDGGNLAGGGRDVRVAINLNAPRGTSAPAAMQRSSRQMASAVRRAFND
- a CDS encoding phage major tail protein, TP901-1 family, which codes for MTAQKGSAFLLKIGDGAQPPAYETVAGLRTTQMSVNGDIVVVTHKESQGWRDLLSGAGTRSVSVSASGIFLGSTAEASVRGHALAGTIAEYELSFEDGERLRGRFLVQRLDYAGDFNGERNYTLQLESSGAVLPA
- a CDS encoding DUF2163 domain-containing protein, producing MSRTFFASELEGVATFWRIERRDGVTLGFSRHDRDLRFDGVLHRAAPGMLPSAIRRSSDLSQDSAEMEGALSHDTITQQDLADGRYDGAQVAVGAVDWETLENAILYRGAIGTVSGEAGRYAAQLQSAKAALDTDPVPRTSPTCRARFCGPGCTLSPARFTVEATVTTFDADASTITAASINSSLYAYGTLTWLDGPQVGLSVRILQNDEDLLILERPPAINTPANARVRLRQGCDHTLATCADRFGNAINFQGEPFLPGNDLLTRTPFAQ
- a CDS encoding NlpC/P60 family protein; amino-acid sequence: MSVPSQNKASQFAAAAEALVGTPFRLHGRDPRFGIDCVGLIAASFNTVGLPVEAPRNYGLRNLNIEALLPFAKAAGLQQFIGSEAAIRRGDILLVCPGPAQHHLVVMLDQWRVVHAHAGLRRVVSCRRPLDWPIQIQWRMSAASES
- the gp17 gene encoding tail completion protein gp17, with the protein product MIEARLRAALIQWLAGDPTVDDELNAIEEEAPVTATAPWLGIAASASTDWSTKTHSGREIRIALELTTRGDRTAGDAALLTSISQRIENLPAAQPDFAVAGIQFLRARTERRARNMRSTLLEYRFRTLSHPAA